One Natrinema longum genomic window, ACGCGTCGATTCCGGCACGGCCGACACGAGCGAGATCCGCGACCTGGCCCGCGCGGCGGGCTATACCGTCGTCGGCGAAGTCACCCAGTCCAGACGGGCCGACCCGGCCCTCCAGATCGGCGAAGGAAAGGCCCAGGAGTTGGCCGAGTTGGTCGCGGAAACCGACGCCACGACCGTCGTCTTCGACAACCGGCTCGGTCCCTACCAGATGTACAACCTCGGGCAGCTCCTGCCCGAGGGCGTCGAAGTCGTCGACCGCTTTACCCTGATCCTCGAGATCTTCGGCCAGCGCGCCCAGACGCGGAAGGCCCAGCTCCAGGTCGAGTTGGCCGAACTCCGGTACGAACTCCCGCGTGCGGAGGCCAAGACCAGCCTCGCCAAGCGCGAGGAACACCCCGGCTTCATGGGGCTTGGCGAGTACGACGAGAGCCGCGAGCGGGACATCAAGGCCCAGATCAGCCGGATCAACGACGAACTCGAGCGGATCGAGCAGACCGAACAGCACCGCCGGGAGCGCCGGCGCGATTCGGGATTCGATCTGGTCGCACTGGCTGGCTACACCAACGCGGGCAAGTCGACCCTGTTGCGCCAGCTCGCGACCGACCTCGAGGTCGAGGAAAACGAGGAGCTCCACCCCGATCTGGATCCGACGGCCGAGTCCCAGGACAAACTGTTCACGACGCTCGGGACGACGACCCGGCGGGCTGACATCGATCGGCGAGACGTGCTGGTGACCGACACCGTCGGGTTCATCAGTGATCTCCCCCACTGGCTGGTCGAGTCGTTCAAGTCGACGCTGGATTCGGTCTATCGGGCGGATCTGGTCTTGCTCGTCGTCGACGTCAGCGAACCGATCGACGAGATCCACGAGAAGCTGGTCACCTCTCACGACACTCTCTACGAGCGCAACGAGGCCCCGATCGTGACCGTGCTGAACAAGATCGACCAGGTCAGCGACGAGGACCTCGCCGAAAAGCGCGAGGCGCTCTCGTCGCTCGCACCGAACCCGGTCGCGGTCAGCGCCAAGGACGGGCTCAACGTCGATCGCCTGCTGGAGCGGATCGACCACGAACTGCCCGACTGGGAAGAAGAACGGCTCATGTTGCCGATGACGGACGACACGATGA contains:
- the hflX gene encoding GTPase HflX; its protein translation is MNTIIAKRVDSGTADTSEIRDLARAAGYTVVGEVTQSRRADPALQIGEGKAQELAELVAETDATTVVFDNRLGPYQMYNLGQLLPEGVEVVDRFTLILEIFGQRAQTRKAQLQVELAELRYELPRAEAKTSLAKREEHPGFMGLGEYDESRERDIKAQISRINDELERIEQTEQHRRERRRDSGFDLVALAGYTNAGKSTLLRQLATDLEVEENEELHPDLDPTAESQDKLFTTLGTTTRRADIDRRDVLVTDTVGFISDLPHWLVESFKSTLDSVYRADLVLLVVDVSEPIDEIHEKLVTSHDTLYERNEAPIVTVLNKIDQVSDEDLAEKREALSSLAPNPVAVSAKDGLNVDRLLERIDHELPDWEEERLMLPMTDDTMSVVSWIHDNANVDDVTYGDEDVVVSFEARPAVISQARSRASELRTAAAESA